The following are encoded in a window of Streptomyces sp. Go-475 genomic DNA:
- a CDS encoding VOC family protein: MTDHTPRLDHVVLWVRDPLAAADFYEKAVGLEALRLSEFAAGEVPFPSVRVNDATILDLMPLTFAARMTMLPGAADSAGHPVNHVCLSLPRGDFDALLGRLEERSVPVSDLSYDSFGARGKATRSFYFRDPDGNVFEARHYD, encoded by the coding sequence ATGACGGATCACACACCACGTCTCGACCATGTCGTCCTCTGGGTGCGCGACCCGCTCGCCGCCGCCGACTTCTACGAGAAGGCCGTCGGCCTGGAGGCGCTCAGGCTCTCCGAGTTCGCCGCCGGGGAGGTGCCGTTCCCCTCCGTCCGCGTCAACGACGCGACCATCCTCGACCTCATGCCGCTGACCTTCGCGGCACGCATGACGATGCTCCCCGGCGCCGCCGACAGCGCGGGCCACCCCGTCAACCACGTCTGCCTGTCGCTGCCCCGCGGCGACTTCGACGCCCTCCTCGGCCGCCTGGAGGAGCGCTCCGTACCGGTGTCGGACCTCTCGTACGACTCCTTCGGAGCCCGGGGCAAGGCCACGCGCAGCTTCTACTTCCGCGACCCGGACGGCAACGTCTTCGAGGCGCGGCACTACGACTGA
- a CDS encoding pseudouridine-5'-phosphate glycosidase, which produces MVLVVSEEVREAIDARRPVVALESTIIAHGLPRPRNLQVALELETAVRREGAVPATIAVLDGRPHVGLDKEQLERVANEDGIRKLGHRDLPLAVASGASGATTVSATALLAALAGVRVFATGGLGGVHREWTVTQDESADLGLLARTRITVVCAGVKSILDVPATLQRLETLGVAVAGYGTDRFPGFYLSDSGHPVDWTLRTPEQVADVMRAQDALDGPESALIVANPVPEEEQLDPELHARVLADALHACEGEGVTGQAVTPFLLDYLVRHTDGASLSANLAAVRGNVRLAARIAAAWARG; this is translated from the coding sequence GTGGTGCTGGTGGTGTCCGAAGAAGTGCGGGAGGCGATCGACGCGCGCCGGCCCGTGGTGGCCCTGGAGTCCACGATCATCGCCCATGGGCTGCCCCGGCCCCGCAACCTCCAGGTGGCGCTGGAGCTGGAGACGGCCGTGCGGCGGGAGGGCGCGGTGCCCGCGACCATCGCCGTCCTGGACGGGCGGCCCCATGTCGGGCTGGACAAGGAGCAGCTGGAGCGGGTCGCGAACGAGGACGGGATCCGCAAGCTGGGCCATCGCGATCTGCCGCTCGCGGTGGCGTCCGGGGCGAGCGGGGCGACCACGGTGTCGGCGACGGCGCTGCTGGCCGCGCTGGCGGGCGTACGGGTGTTCGCGACGGGTGGGCTCGGCGGGGTGCACCGGGAGTGGACGGTGACGCAGGACGAGTCGGCCGACCTGGGGCTGCTGGCGCGGACGCGGATCACGGTGGTGTGTGCCGGGGTGAAGTCGATCCTGGACGTGCCGGCGACCTTGCAGCGGCTGGAGACTCTGGGTGTCGCGGTGGCCGGTTACGGCACCGACCGGTTCCCGGGCTTCTATCTGTCGGACTCGGGACACCCGGTGGACTGGACGCTGCGGACGCCGGAGCAGGTGGCGGACGTCATGCGGGCCCAGGACGCGCTCGACGGGCCCGAGTCGGCGCTGATCGTCGCCAACCCCGTCCCCGAGGAGGAGCAGCTCGATCCGGAGCTGCACGCGCGCGTGCTCGCGGACGCGCTGCACGCGTGCGAGGGGGAGGGGGTCACCGGCCAGGCGGTCACCCCGTTCCTCCTCGACTATCTGGTCCGGCACACCGACGGCGCCTCCCTGAGCGCCAACCTGGCGGCGGTCCGCGGAAACGTGCGCCTGGCGGCGCGGATCGCGGCGGCCTGGGCTCGGGGATGA
- a CDS encoding sugar kinase, translated as MTDRALLVVGDVVTDVVARHRGPLAVGTDTAASIRTVPGGAGANVACWAAHEGAAEVRLLGRVGAEAAAWHERELMAQGVSPRLVVDPQVPTGTVICLVDGGASAERTFLTDSGASLRLEPADWSDALLDGVARLHLSGYLLFSEPGRALVTVALNAARARGVPVSLDPASAGFLGALGVERFLALVEDVDVLLPSRDEACLLTGLTDAAAAAAELSLRIPLVVAKQGHEGALVARSGRVCARVPAVPATARDTTGAGDAFTGAFLAALLTGAEPEEAAREGCRAGALAVERVGGRPPVPG; from the coding sequence GTGACAGACCGCGCGTTGCTCGTCGTCGGGGACGTCGTCACCGATGTCGTCGCCCGTCACCGCGGGCCGCTCGCGGTCGGCACGGACACGGCTGCCTCCATCCGCACGGTGCCGGGCGGGGCGGGCGCCAACGTGGCGTGCTGGGCCGCGCACGAGGGCGCTGCGGAGGTGCGGCTGCTCGGGCGTGTGGGGGCGGAGGCCGCCGCCTGGCACGAGCGTGAGCTGATGGCCCAGGGCGTCAGTCCCCGGCTCGTCGTCGACCCGCAGGTGCCGACCGGGACGGTGATCTGCCTGGTGGACGGGGGTGCTTCGGCGGAGCGGACGTTCCTCACCGACAGCGGCGCGTCGCTGCGGCTCGAACCGGCCGACTGGTCGGACGCGCTGCTCGACGGAGTCGCCCGGCTTCATCTCTCGGGCTACCTGCTGTTCTCCGAACCGGGTCGCGCCCTGGTGACGGTGGCCCTGAACGCCGCACGCGCGCGTGGAGTGCCGGTGAGTCTGGACCCGGCGTCGGCCGGCTTCCTCGGGGCGCTCGGCGTCGAGCGGTTCCTGGCGCTCGTCGAGGACGTGGACGTACTGCTGCCCAGCCGCGACGAGGCGTGCCTGCTGACAGGGCTGACCGACGCGGCCGCGGCGGCTGCCGAACTGAGTCTGCGCATCCCGCTGGTCGTCGCCAAGCAGGGCCACGAGGGAGCGCTCGTGGCCCGCTCGGGGCGGGTGTGCGCCCGCGTCCCCGCCGTACCGGCCACGGCACGGGACACCACGGGTGCCGGTGATGCCTTCACGGGCGCGTTCCTCGCCGCGCTCCTCACGGGGGCGGAGCCGGAGGAGGCGGCGCGGGAGGGCTGCCGGGCGGGAGCGCTGGCGGTGGAGCGGGTGGGCGGCAGACCGCCCGTGCCGGGCTGA
- a CDS encoding methyltransferase domain-containing protein, with product MTRTDGYLLDNRRPEAAEHFSAFAALFDPTTFRHLEALGIGSGWRCWEVGAGTSVVSWLAKKVGPTGRVVATDTDTARLAPAARPPVEVRVHDLGAQDPPGEGFDLVHARLALVHVTDREQALRSMVRALRPGGRLLVEDADPGLQPLLCPDEYGPEQQLANRLRQGFRKLLADRGTELPCGRTLPRLLREAGLTRVHADAYFPLVSPACAALESVTIRQIRDQLVTAGLATDQEIDRHLANVTSGALDLTTAPMISAWGRKQSEAP from the coding sequence ATGACGCGAACCGATGGGTACCTCCTCGACAACCGGCGGCCCGAGGCGGCAGAACACTTCAGCGCCTTCGCCGCGCTCTTCGACCCCACGACGTTCCGGCATCTCGAAGCGCTCGGCATCGGGTCCGGCTGGCGGTGCTGGGAGGTCGGTGCCGGTACCTCCGTGGTGTCCTGGCTGGCGAAGAAGGTGGGACCGACCGGACGCGTCGTCGCGACCGACACCGACACCGCACGGCTCGCCCCGGCCGCCCGGCCGCCCGTCGAGGTGCGCGTCCACGACCTCGGCGCGCAGGACCCGCCGGGGGAGGGCTTCGACCTGGTGCACGCCCGCCTCGCCCTCGTCCACGTCACCGACCGGGAGCAGGCCTTGCGGTCCATGGTCAGGGCCCTGCGCCCCGGCGGTCGGCTCCTCGTCGAGGACGCCGACCCCGGCCTCCAGCCCCTGCTCTGCCCCGACGAGTACGGGCCCGAGCAGCAGCTCGCGAACCGGCTGCGGCAGGGCTTCCGCAAGCTGCTCGCCGACCGCGGGACCGAACTCCCCTGCGGCCGCACCCTCCCGCGCCTGCTCCGGGAGGCCGGTCTGACCCGGGTCCACGCGGACGCCTACTTCCCCCTCGTCTCGCCGGCCTGCGCGGCCCTGGAGTCCGTCACCATCCGCCAGATCCGCGACCAGCTGGTGACCGCGGGCCTCGCCACGGACCAGGAGATCGACCGGCATCTGGCGAACGTCACGTCCGGAGCGCTTGATCTGACGACGGCACCGATGATCTCGGCGTGGGGGCGCAAGCAGTCGGAGGCGCCGTGA
- a CDS encoding magnesium and cobalt transport protein CorA gives MSMAGNLRKVTSLGGVGGLRRVARLARRRPRVDLSHPARSPLGSSVVNCVTYRDGVRIPARGDLVDVVERVRKHREGFVWLGLHEPTDQEFAGIAELFDLHPLAVEDAVEAHQRPKLERYGETLFAVFKTVCYVEHEELTATSEVVNTGEIMVFVGHDFAITVRHGRHGSLGPLREELESDPQQLAKGPSAVLHAIADHVVDDYLSVTDAVQEDIDQVETDVFAADGARADPGRIYQLKRELLELKRAVVPLSRPLEELATRPIRAVDPEIQAYFRDVSDHLLRAKEQIAAFDELLNSILQAHLAQVTVAQNEDMRKITAWAAIIAVPTMVCGVYGMNFDHMPELHWRYGYGMVLGVISVACLALYRAFRRSGWL, from the coding sequence ATGTCCATGGCAGGGAATCTGCGGAAGGTCACGAGCCTCGGCGGGGTCGGCGGCCTCCGCAGGGTGGCCCGGCTGGCCCGGCGACGCCCGCGCGTCGACCTGAGCCACCCGGCCCGGTCCCCGCTGGGCTCCTCGGTGGTGAACTGCGTGACGTACCGGGACGGTGTCCGCATCCCCGCGCGCGGCGATCTGGTGGACGTCGTGGAGCGGGTGCGCAAGCACCGGGAGGGCTTCGTCTGGCTCGGTCTGCACGAGCCGACGGACCAGGAGTTCGCGGGCATCGCCGAGCTCTTCGACCTCCACCCCCTGGCGGTGGAGGACGCCGTCGAGGCCCACCAGCGCCCCAAGCTGGAGCGCTACGGCGAGACGCTCTTCGCGGTGTTCAAGACGGTCTGCTACGTGGAGCACGAGGAGCTCACGGCCACCAGCGAGGTGGTGAACACCGGCGAGATCATGGTGTTCGTCGGCCACGACTTCGCGATCACGGTGCGGCACGGCCGGCACGGCTCGCTGGGTCCGCTGCGCGAGGAGCTGGAGTCCGACCCGCAGCAGCTCGCCAAGGGCCCGTCCGCGGTGCTGCACGCGATCGCGGACCATGTGGTCGACGACTATCTGAGCGTCACGGACGCGGTGCAGGAGGACATCGACCAGGTCGAGACGGACGTGTTCGCGGCGGACGGCGCGCGGGCGGACCCGGGGCGCATCTACCAGCTCAAGCGTGAACTGCTGGAGCTGAAGCGGGCGGTGGTGCCGCTCAGCCGGCCGCTGGAGGAGCTCGCCACCCGGCCGATCCGCGCGGTCGACCCCGAGATACAGGCGTACTTCCGCGATGTCTCGGACCACCTGCTGCGGGCGAAGGAGCAGATCGCCGCCTTCGACGAGCTGCTCAACTCCATCCTGCAGGCGCACCTCGCGCAGGTCACGGTCGCGCAGAACGAGGACATGCGGAAGATCACGGCGTGGGCCGCGATCATCGCCGTGCCGACGATGGTCTGCGGGGTGTACGGCATGAACTTCGACCACATGCCGGAGCTGCACTGGAGGTACGGCTACGGCATGGTCCTCGGCGTGATATCCGTCGCGTGCCTGGCGCTGTACCGGGCGTTCCGGCGCAGCGGGTGGCTCTGA
- a CDS encoding CBS domain-containing protein, with amino-acid sequence MTTAGDIMHRGAQWIPAHETLDRAAQLMRELNVGALPISDENERLCGILTDRDIVVGCVAMGHDPASVTAGEMAKGTPRWIDADADVSEVLREMQEHRIRRLPVIQDKRLVGMISEADLARHLAHDQIASWAESVYARTTP; translated from the coding sequence ATGACCACCGCCGGAGACATCATGCACCGCGGCGCCCAGTGGATCCCCGCCCACGAGACCCTCGACCGCGCCGCCCAGCTCATGCGCGAACTGAACGTCGGCGCCCTGCCCATCAGCGACGAGAACGAGCGGCTCTGCGGCATCCTCACCGACCGCGACATCGTCGTCGGCTGCGTCGCCATGGGGCACGACCCCGCCAGCGTCACCGCGGGCGAGATGGCCAAGGGCACCCCCCGCTGGATCGACGCGGACGCCGATGTCAGCGAGGTGCTCCGCGAGATGCAGGAACACCGGATCCGCCGGCTGCCCGTCATCCAGGACAAGCGCCTCGTCGGCATGATCAGCGAAGCCGACCTCGCCCGGCACCTGGCGCACGACCAGATCGCCTCCTGGGCCGAGAGCGTCTACGCCAGAACCACTCCGTAG
- a CDS encoding uridine kinase, producing MGRVRLEAITWDRLGDLLAERLLDLEPADGSPWPRVAFDGAPAARPGDLAQRVSEALRVRGRSSLVVGTDGFLRPASVRLEYGHRDVEAYYSGWYDTGALWREVFGPLDADGDGRVLPDLWDPAADRATRSPYVQLPPGGFLLLHGPFLLRHWFPLDLSVHVLLSPGALRRRTPEAEHWTLPAFERYEQETDPAGTADVLVRADDPRHPAWGG from the coding sequence ATGGGCCGTGTGCGACTCGAAGCGATCACCTGGGACCGGCTCGGCGACCTGCTCGCCGAGCGCCTGCTCGACCTGGAGCCCGCCGACGGCAGCCCCTGGCCGCGCGTCGCCTTCGACGGCGCTCCGGCAGCCCGCCCGGGCGACCTCGCCCAGCGGGTCTCGGAAGCGCTGCGCGTGCGGGGCCGCTCCTCGCTCGTGGTGGGAACGGACGGCTTCCTGCGCCCCGCCTCCGTGCGCCTGGAGTACGGCCACCGGGACGTCGAGGCCTACTACAGCGGCTGGTACGACACCGGCGCCCTGTGGCGCGAGGTGTTCGGCCCCCTCGACGCCGACGGCGACGGCCGCGTCCTGCCCGACCTGTGGGACCCGGCCGCCGACCGGGCGACCCGCAGCCCCTACGTCCAACTCCCGCCAGGCGGCTTCCTGTTGCTGCACGGACCCTTCCTCCTTCGGCACTGGTTCCCCCTCGATCTGAGCGTCCACGTCCTGCTCTCCCCGGGCGCCCTGCGCCGCCGCACGCCCGAGGCCGAGCACTGGACCCTGCCGGCCTTCGAGCGCTACGAGCAGGAGACCGACCCGGCGGGCACGGCCGACGTCCTGGTACGGGCCGACGATCCTCGCCACCCCGCGTGGGGTGGCTGA
- a CDS encoding DUF2293 domain-containing protein, which produces MAPRATLPPLPGPLVFQPLKRRHCAECRRGPLPLLVLEDSGPRCLDCADLGHLVFLPRGDTALTRRAREESTLSAVVVRFNRRKSRYERQGVLVEEAALARAEQRCLADAEARRRRRTRDARRREAQDELFAQAFAREIRRLFPGCPPDRARAIAAHASERGSGRVGRSAAGRALTEGAVTSAVVASVRHLDTPYDRLLMSGVPRHEARRRISAAVETVLRGWTEAGLGSAG; this is translated from the coding sequence ATGGCCCCTCGCGCAACGCTCCCGCCGCTCCCCGGACCGCTCGTCTTCCAGCCCCTGAAGCGGCGGCACTGCGCCGAGTGCCGGCGGGGGCCGCTGCCGCTGCTCGTCCTGGAGGACAGTGGCCCGCGCTGCCTCGACTGCGCCGACCTCGGACATCTGGTGTTCCTGCCGCGCGGCGACACGGCGCTGACGCGCAGGGCGCGGGAGGAGAGCACGCTGTCGGCGGTGGTCGTGCGGTTCAACCGGCGCAAGAGCCGTTACGAGCGGCAGGGCGTCCTGGTCGAGGAGGCGGCGCTCGCCAGGGCCGAGCAGCGGTGTCTCGCGGACGCGGAGGCGCGACGGCGGCGCCGGACGCGGGACGCGCGGCGGCGGGAGGCTCAGGACGAACTGTTCGCTCAGGCGTTCGCGAGGGAGATACGGCGGCTGTTCCCGGGGTGCCCGCCCGACCGGGCGCGGGCCATCGCCGCGCACGCCTCGGAGCGGGGCAGCGGCCGGGTCGGGCGCAGCGCGGCGGGGCGGGCGCTGACCGAGGGGGCGGTGACCTCGGCGGTGGTGGCGTCCGTACGGCATCTGGACACGCCGTACGACCGGCTGTTGATGAGCGGTGTGCCGCGGCACGAGGCGCGGCGGCGGATATCGGCGGCGGTGGAAACGGTGCTGAGGGGGTGGACCGAGGCGGGGCTCGGTTCCGCGGGGTGA
- a CDS encoding anthrone oxygenase family protein, with product MIDGPYLWLTVLGVLGTGLVAGVFCGFSTFVMRGLAELPPAQGVAAMRAINVAAVTPPFMAVFLGSAVLCAVIAVVTFVLWPEEGTVELLVGSALYLFGSFGLTMVANVPRNDALAKLEPGTSEAAAYWPAYVREWTMWNHVRTVASAGAALAYVLALT from the coding sequence ATGATCGACGGACCGTACCTCTGGCTGACGGTGCTGGGTGTGCTCGGGACCGGACTGGTGGCCGGGGTGTTCTGCGGCTTCTCGACCTTCGTCATGCGGGGCCTCGCCGAGCTGCCCCCCGCACAGGGGGTCGCCGCGATGAGGGCGATCAACGTGGCCGCGGTGACACCGCCCTTCATGGCCGTGTTCCTGGGCTCGGCCGTGCTGTGCGCGGTGATAGCCGTGGTGACGTTCGTACTGTGGCCGGAGGAGGGGACGGTGGAGCTGCTGGTGGGCAGCGCGCTGTACCTGTTCGGCTCGTTCGGGCTCACCATGGTCGCGAACGTGCCGCGCAACGACGCGCTGGCCAAGCTGGAGCCGGGCACGTCGGAGGCCGCCGCGTACTGGCCGGCGTACGTGCGCGAGTGGACGATGTGGAACCACGTCCGCACGGTCGCCTCGGCCGGGGCCGCCCTGGCGTACGTGCTGGCTCTCACCTGA